The Arachis duranensis cultivar V14167 chromosome 2, aradu.V14167.gnm2.J7QH, whole genome shotgun sequence genome has a window encoding:
- the LOC107473368 gene encoding ribosome-recycling factor, chloroplastic, translating to MATSISPTPTLPSVRSSIFPQNPPKPLLSLPEFFRGGSNSSCVKRSWASSSSYVTLKLSNAFRVSARPLLSKGALLNRRMGIVRAATIEEIEAEKAAIEKDVKIRMERSIESVRANFNSIRTGRANPAMLDKIEVEYYGSPVSLKSIAQISTPDACSLLVQPYDKSSLKAIEKAIVSSDVGMTPNNDGEVIRLTLPQLTSERRKELSKVVAKQAEEGKVALRNIRRDALKAYEKLEKEKKLSEDNVKDLSSDLQKLTDEYMKKVDTIFKQKEKELLTV from the exons ATGGCAACGTCAATCTCTCCGACTCCCACACTACCCTCTGTCCGCTCCTCTATTTTCCCACAAAACCCTCCCAAACCCCTCCTTTCCCTTCCAG AGTTCTTTCGTGGAGGCTCCAATTCCAGCTGCGTGAAACGCTCATGGGCCTCTTCTTCAAGCTATGTCACTCTCAAGCTTTCCAATGCCTTTAGAGTCTCTGCAAGACCCTTACTTTCCAAAGGGGCCTTGTTGAACAGGAG AATGGGAATCGTGAGGGCTGCAACTATTGAAGAAATTGAAGCTGAAAAAGCTGCCATTGAGAAAGATGTC AAAATCAGGATGGAAAGAAGTATTGAAAGTGTTCGGGCAAATTTCAATTCCATAAGGACAGGGAGAGCAAACCCAGCAATGCTTGATAAAATTGAG GTGGAATACTATGGAAGTCCAGTTAGCTTGAAGAGCATTGCTCAAATTAGCACCCCTGATGCCTGTTCTCTTCTGGTACAGCCATATGACAAATCAAG CTTGAAGGCTATTGAGAAAGCCATAGTTAGCTCTGATGTTGGTATGACTCCAAATAATGATGGTGAAGTGATAAGGTTGACTCTCCCACAATTGACATCTGAAAGGAGGAAG GAACTATCAAAGGTAGTGGCTAAACAAGCTGAAGAAGGGAAG GTAGCTTTGAGGAATATAAGAAGAGATGCATTGAAAGCTTAtgaaaaacttgagaag GAGAAAAAGCTTTCTGAAGATAACGTGAAGGATTTGTCAAGTGATTTGCAG AAGTTGACAGATGAGTATATGAAAAAGGTTGATACcatcttcaaacaaaaagagaag GAATTGCTGACAGTTTGA